In Mycteria americana isolate JAX WOST 10 ecotype Jacksonville Zoo and Gardens chromosome 3, USCA_MyAme_1.0, whole genome shotgun sequence, a single genomic region encodes these proteins:
- the PLA2G7 gene encoding platelet-activating factor acetylhydrolase isoform X2, translating into MRLLPPALCSAPGPARLGGVTPGLLVKAPMEMGSSSTEKFYRIPEGKGPHSVGCTDLMTENAVEGSFLRLYYPSCDATDNEEAPWIPDKEYYQGLSDFLNMYRVVGERLFQYYVGSVTCPAKSNAAFKPGEKYPLLIFSHGLGAFRTIYSAICIEMASQGFIVAAVEHRDESASATYYCKKKSISEPQEESTSNMEKEWIYYRKLKTGEEERCLRHKQVQQRAQECIKALNLILEINSGEEVMNVLNSNFDWNSLKDSVDTSRIAVMGHSFGGATVIESLSKELRFRCGIALDAWMLPVGDDIYQNSVQQPLLFINSEKFQWADNILKMKRLSSNDTNKKMITIKGSVHQSFPDFTFVSGEIIGRFFKLKGAIDPNEAIDISNHASLAFLQKHLSLKKDFDKWDSLVDGIGPNVIPGTNIDLPPAEPE; encoded by the exons ATGCGGCTGCTTCCCCCTGCGCTCTGctcggccccggggccggcccggctcGGAGGTGTCACCCCAG GTTTGTTGGTGAAGGCACCAATGGAAatggggagcagcagcactgagaagtTTTATAGGATCCCTGAAGGAAAGGGACCGCACTCGGTTGGATGTACAGACCTGATGACAGAAAATGCGGTTGAG GGAAGCTTCTTGCGCCTGTATTATCCATCATGCGATGCCACAGATAACGAAGAGGCACCATGGATTCCAGATAAAGAGTACTATCAAGGACTCTCTGACTTCCTTAATATGTACCGAGTTGTAGGAGAAAGGCTTTTCCAGTACTATGTTG GTTCAGTGACCTGTCCTGCAAAgtcaaatgctgcttttaagcCAGGAGAAAAATACCCACTCCTCATTTTTTCCCATGGACTTGGAGCTTTTCG GACAATCTATTCTGCTATTTGCATAGAGATGGCTTCCCAGGGCTTTATAGTAGCTGCTGTGGAGCACAG AGATGAATCTGCTTCAGCAACgtattactgtaaaaaaaagtccatttctgAACCACAGGAAGAGTCTACATCAAACATGGAGAAGGAGTGGATCTACTACAGGAAACTAAAAACCGGAGAGGAAGAGCGTTGTTTGCGCCACAAGCAG GTGCAGCAGAGAGCACAGGAGTGTATCAAAGCTCTCAATCTCATTCTTGAAATCAATTCAGGAGAGGAAGTAATGAATGTACTAAATTCAAACTTTGACTGGAATAGCCTAAAG GATTCTGTTGATACTAGCAGAATAGCTGTGATGGGACACTCTTTTGGTGGTGCTACAGTTATTGAGAGTCTCAGCAAAGAATTAAGATTTAG GTGTGGCATTGCCCTCGATGCATGGATGCTTCCAGTAGGTGATGACATTTACCAAAACAGTGTCCAGCAGCCGCTGCTTTTTATCAACTCTGAAAAATTCCAGTGGGCTGACAATATCTTGAAGATGAAGAGACTCAGCTCCAATGacacaaacaagaaaatgatCACTATCAA GGGGTCAGTACATCAGAGCTTTCCTGACTTTACCTTTGTGAGCGGAGAAATCATTGGaagatttttcaaattaaaaggagCAATAGATCCAAATGAAGCTATTGATATAAGCAATCATGCTTCATTAGCCTTCCTGCAGAAACATTTGA GTCTTAAGAAAGATTTCGATAAGTGGGATTCTCTTGTGGATGGCATAGGACCCAATGTTATTCCTGGTACCAATATTGACTTACCTCCAGCTGAACCTGAATAA
- the PLA2G7 gene encoding platelet-activating factor acetylhydrolase isoform X3, with amino-acid sequence MEMGSSSTEKFYRIPEGKGPHSVGCTDLMTENAVEGSFLRLYYPSCDATDNEEAPWIPDKEYYQGLSDFLNMYRVVGERLFQYYVGSVTCPAKSNAAFKPGEKYPLLIFSHGLGAFRTIYSAICIEMASQGFIVAAVEHRDESASATYYCKKKSISEPQEESTSNMEKEWIYYRKLKTGEEERCLRHKQVQQRAQECIKALNLILEINSGEEVMNVLNSNFDWNSLKDSVDTSRIAVMGHSFGGATVIESLSKELRFRCGIALDAWMLPVGDDIYQNSVQQPLLFINSEKFQWADNILKMKRLSSNDTNKKMITIKGSVHQSFPDFTFVSGEIIGRFFKLKGAIDPNEAIDISNHASLAFLQKHLSLKKDFDKWDSLVDGIGPNVIPGTNIDLPPAEPE; translated from the exons ATGGAAatggggagcagcagcactgagaagtTTTATAGGATCCCTGAAGGAAAGGGACCGCACTCGGTTGGATGTACAGACCTGATGACAGAAAATGCGGTTGAG GGAAGCTTCTTGCGCCTGTATTATCCATCATGCGATGCCACAGATAACGAAGAGGCACCATGGATTCCAGATAAAGAGTACTATCAAGGACTCTCTGACTTCCTTAATATGTACCGAGTTGTAGGAGAAAGGCTTTTCCAGTACTATGTTG GTTCAGTGACCTGTCCTGCAAAgtcaaatgctgcttttaagcCAGGAGAAAAATACCCACTCCTCATTTTTTCCCATGGACTTGGAGCTTTTCG GACAATCTATTCTGCTATTTGCATAGAGATGGCTTCCCAGGGCTTTATAGTAGCTGCTGTGGAGCACAG AGATGAATCTGCTTCAGCAACgtattactgtaaaaaaaagtccatttctgAACCACAGGAAGAGTCTACATCAAACATGGAGAAGGAGTGGATCTACTACAGGAAACTAAAAACCGGAGAGGAAGAGCGTTGTTTGCGCCACAAGCAG GTGCAGCAGAGAGCACAGGAGTGTATCAAAGCTCTCAATCTCATTCTTGAAATCAATTCAGGAGAGGAAGTAATGAATGTACTAAATTCAAACTTTGACTGGAATAGCCTAAAG GATTCTGTTGATACTAGCAGAATAGCTGTGATGGGACACTCTTTTGGTGGTGCTACAGTTATTGAGAGTCTCAGCAAAGAATTAAGATTTAG GTGTGGCATTGCCCTCGATGCATGGATGCTTCCAGTAGGTGATGACATTTACCAAAACAGTGTCCAGCAGCCGCTGCTTTTTATCAACTCTGAAAAATTCCAGTGGGCTGACAATATCTTGAAGATGAAGAGACTCAGCTCCAATGacacaaacaagaaaatgatCACTATCAA GGGGTCAGTACATCAGAGCTTTCCTGACTTTACCTTTGTGAGCGGAGAAATCATTGGaagatttttcaaattaaaaggagCAATAGATCCAAATGAAGCTATTGATATAAGCAATCATGCTTCATTAGCCTTCCTGCAGAAACATTTGA GTCTTAAGAAAGATTTCGATAAGTGGGATTCTCTTGTGGATGGCATAGGACCCAATGTTATTCCTGGTACCAATATTGACTTACCTCCAGCTGAACCTGAATAA
- the IMP3 gene encoding U3 small nucleolar ribonucleoprotein IMP3 → MVRKLKYHEQKLLRRLELVSWEAAAGSLAEVKALRRYRLGRREDYVQYKALARTVRALARRLRDLGPASAAFRARCAAALLEKLYGLGLVSCRRSLAACESLSAAAFCRRRLPCLLVKLRMAQNLRHAVTFVEQGHVRVGPEVVTDPALLVPRAVEDFITWVDASRLRQKVLDYNQERDDFDLAA, encoded by the coding sequence ATGGTGCGGAAGCTGAAGTACCACGAGCAGAAGCTGCTGCGGCGGCTGGAGCTGGTGAgctgggaggcggcggcggggagcctgGCCGAGGTGAAGGCGCTGCGGCGTTACCGGCTGGGTCGGCGGGAGGACTACGTGCAGTACAAGGCGCTGGCCCGCACCGTCCGCGCCTTAGCCCGCCGCCTCCGCGACCTGGGACCGGCCAGCGCCGCCTTCCGCGCCCGCTGCGCCGCCGCGCTGCTGGAGAAGCTGTACGGGCTGGGGCTGGTGAGCTGCCGGCGGTCGCTGGCCGCCTGCGAGAGCCTCTCGGCCGCTGCCTTCTGCCGGCGgcgcctgccctgcctgctggtgaAGCTGCGGATGGCCCAGAACCTGCGCCACGCCgtcaccttcgtggagcagggaCACGTCCGCGTGGGGCCCGAGGTGGTGACCGACCCCGCTCTCCTCGTCCCCCGCGCCGTGGAGGACTTCATCACCTGGGTGGACGCCTCTCGCCTCCGGCAGAAGGTGCTGGACTACAACCAGGAGCGCGACGACTTCGACCTGGCCGCCTAG